A genomic region of Lachnoclostridium edouardi contains the following coding sequences:
- a CDS encoding alpha-amylase has product MESYRVIEDKRAWYPLGVTETADGFHFCVDAQGESCALALFRPGKERPFQKLEFPKDSRLGNVWEMTVKGSDFEDVEYCYIVDGEYLPDPYGKSFTGRDKWGSLTQIRKLMKTPLKSAAFNWEDDKGPDIAYENMIVYRLHTRGFTKHISSRVKERGTFSGIIEKIPYMKDLGITTVEIMPPNEFLEVIVPVSGDGNPYGKPEPTGKINYWGYGPAYYFAPKASFCAGGEKCPETEFKVLVKALHKEGLEIVVELYFNGSESPVFVLDAVRFWAREYHVDGVHLVGYAPVEMIGADPYLSRLKLFAPSWENVPGGKEKHLAEYNEGFQNDMRRLLKGDEDQINALIYRVKRNPKGYGVINYMANTNGFTLMDMVSYDRKHNEANGEDNRDGNDYNFSWNCGQEGPSRKKKIGELRKKQIRNAVLLLMLSQGTPLIMAGDEFGNSKNGNNNSYCQDNEISWLNWELLKSNQDIWQFVKYMIAFRKAHPVFHMEEEPKVLDYKACGCPDMSFHGVKAWRPEFENFRRQLGIMYCGDYGVKENGVKDDYFFVAYNMHWEPHEFALPNLPREMFWRISVNTDDKARNGIYKESEEPALKDQKKFMVPARSVIVFRGRRKENIN; this is encoded by the coding sequence ATGGAGAGTTACAGAGTTATAGAGGATAAAAGGGCATGGTATCCTTTGGGGGTTACAGAGACGGCAGACGGGTTTCATTTTTGTGTGGACGCACAGGGGGAGAGCTGCGCCCTTGCTTTATTTCGCCCTGGGAAGGAAAGGCCTTTTCAGAAACTGGAATTTCCCAAAGACAGCCGTTTAGGAAATGTGTGGGAGATGACTGTTAAGGGCAGTGATTTTGAAGACGTAGAATATTGTTATATAGTGGACGGAGAATATTTGCCTGACCCTTATGGAAAAAGCTTTACAGGCAGGGATAAATGGGGAAGTCTGACCCAAATCAGAAAGCTTATGAAAACCCCTCTAAAGTCAGCTGCATTTAACTGGGAAGATGATAAGGGGCCGGATATTGCCTATGAAAATATGATTGTTTACCGGCTTCACACCAGGGGATTTACAAAACATATTTCATCCAGGGTAAAGGAGAGAGGCACATTTTCCGGAATTATAGAAAAGATTCCTTATATGAAGGACCTGGGGATTACTACTGTGGAGATTATGCCTCCCAACGAGTTTTTGGAGGTTATTGTTCCTGTAAGCGGGGACGGCAACCCTTACGGAAAACCGGAGCCTACAGGAAAAATAAATTACTGGGGTTATGGACCTGCATATTATTTTGCTCCAAAGGCCTCCTTCTGCGCCGGCGGGGAAAAATGCCCTGAGACAGAGTTTAAGGTATTAGTAAAGGCGCTTCATAAGGAAGGGCTGGAGATTGTAGTGGAGCTGTATTTTAACGGCTCTGAAAGTCCTGTATTTGTATTGGACGCAGTTCGTTTCTGGGCCAGGGAATACCATGTAGACGGAGTGCATTTAGTGGGATACGCTCCTGTGGAGATGATAGGGGCTGACCCTTATCTTTCCAGGCTGAAGCTGTTTGCCCCTTCCTGGGAAAACGTGCCGGGGGGAAAGGAAAAGCATCTGGCAGAGTACAACGAAGGATTTCAGAATGATATGCGCCGCCTGTTAAAGGGGGATGAGGACCAGATTAACGCTCTTATTTATCGGGTAAAGAGAAACCCTAAAGGTTATGGCGTTATAAATTATATGGCCAATACTAACGGATTTACATTAATGGATATGGTGTCCTATGACAGAAAGCACAATGAGGCTAACGGAGAGGACAACAGAGACGGAAACGACTATAATTTTAGCTGGAACTGCGGACAGGAGGGACCCAGCAGAAAGAAAAAGATCGGGGAACTGAGGAAAAAGCAAATCAGAAATGCGGTACTGCTTTTGATGCTCAGCCAGGGCACTCCTTTGATTATGGCGGGAGATGAATTTGGAAACTCCAAAAACGGAAACAACAACAGCTATTGCCAGGACAATGAGATTTCATGGTTAAACTGGGAGCTTTTAAAAAGTAATCAGGATATATGGCAATTTGTAAAATATATGATTGCTTTCAGAAAAGCTCATCCTGTTTTTCATATGGAAGAGGAGCCTAAGGTGTTGGATTATAAAGCCTGCGGATGTCCGGACATGTCTTTTCATGGGGTAAAAGCCTGGAGGCCTGAATTTGAAAATTTTCGGCGCCAGCTGGGGATTATGTACTGTGGCGATTATGGAGTTAAGGAAAACGGTGTTAAAGACGATTACTTTTTTGTAGCTTATAATATGCATTGGGAACCGCATGAATTTGCGC